A stretch of DNA from Pseudomonadota bacterium:
GACCCGCATTTGCATCTTGCAGGCGCATCCCGATCCGGGCCAGCAGCATTTCTGCCATGTGCTGGCTGAAGCTTACGCCCGAGAGGCCGAGAACCATGGCGGCATCATCGATTTGCGCGACCTGGGCTCCGTGCACCTCGATCCCATGGTCGAGCCTGCCTTGGTCAATCACCCCGTGGAAGCTGAGATACGATCGCTCCAAAATGCGATCCGCGGTGCGGCGCATCTGGTGATTATCTTCCCCGTCTGGTTCGCCACGATGCCAGCCAAGACAAAGGCCGTGCTCGAGCATATCGGACGACACGACTTCGCCTTTTCAACACGGCGAAACGCGTTCCCCGAACCACACCTGTCCGGCCGATCCGCACGTATCATCGTTACCATGTCGACGCCCGATTGGGTGTATCATCTCACCCAACGCGGCAGCGCGACGAGTTGGTTGGCGCGGCCCGTTCTCGGTTATGCCGGTTTCAAGCCGGTACGCACCACGGTGCTCGGTTCCATCGACCGGCCGCAGGCGCGTAAGCGCGCTTTGGAGAAGGTTGAGGCGCTGGGTCGGC
This window harbors:
- a CDS encoding NAD(P)H-dependent oxidoreductase, with the protein product MTRICILQAHPDPGQQHFCHVLAEAYAREAENHGGIIDLRDLGSVHLDPMVEPALVNHPVEAEIRSLQNAIRGAAHLVIIFPVWFATMPAKTKAVLEHIGRHDFAFSTRRNAFPEPHLSGRSARIIVTMSTPDWVYHLTQRGSATSWLARPVLGYAGFKPVRTTVLGSIDRPQARKRALEKVEALGRRLA